The sequence below is a genomic window from Humulus lupulus chromosome 3, drHumLupu1.1, whole genome shotgun sequence.
gtggtttaattaatttaaatgaagCTAATGGTGAGGATAGGGTAGTTGATAAGGGAGGAGAAGTAGGTAGGCAAGGTGGTCATGGCAGTGACTATGGTTGCAAAACTAATTATAAGCAGAGCAATTTAATGATAAAGCATATCCTAAAAGATGCAGAAATGAGTGACCGGTTACCTAAGAAGGCGAAGACAAATTTGTAGATGGTATTTTGATGTGTATATTAGGGTGATTACTTAGTGGGATGCTTTTTTTTGTAATCTTTTGTGTATATGGTTTTTAATCCCACAAATTTATCATTATTAGGTATATGGTTTTTAATCCCACAAATTTATCATTATTAGGTATTAGGTATGATACTCCATAGAAGAAAGACTTCAACTTGAGCCAAATAGTGTTTTGAAGCTACTTAGAAAAAGGCTCACGGAATGGGCAATGGAAAATTGTGTTTGGTATAATATCAATgtacttttttttccttttgtatattaaaaaatattgaatGAATCATAATGGTGCATTCCTAGTTTAAGCAAACTACTTGTATCTCTAAGTTCTTTAAAGAGGTATAATTAGATTTTAGTTTTTCAATTAAGTCCAAAataatatcttgattttactttttGTTAACTATGTATATCCTTAAATTTAatagattttaaatttatttttaggaatttttattattaataccaaataaataaaataattattactatggatataataaaattaaaaacatatttttaaaatGGTAGCTCTCCATGACTGTAAGAGTAATGAAAAAGAACAGAACAAATAATGTGTTTATAAAGAAAAAAGAATGGATGATGATGTACAACaaataatgaaataattaattatacaAAGAAACATAATGATATATAATTATCATTATGTTGATAAGCAATTATTTCTATAGGCAGTGGCGGACCTAGGATTCAACTTTAACATGGGCGGACTCGGGATTCAACTTTAACATTGGgcgattttttttaaaataacataataagcaaaaaaaatattaagaaattGAGATACTTTAATTACGACATATATAAATATTGAATATCAAATTATTTAAATCGATACTAAATAATAAAAGATATACATAATACAATGAAatcttaataaaaaaatcaacttttaacTCATTTTATTGTGTTAATTCAAAATATCAGGCCATTGAGATTTGAATTATTGCCTTTATGATTTATATAAATGAGCTTGATCCCTATGCCAAAGTCTTAATTGTTAACTATTAActtcaattaaaaatatatacatcaattaattaaaatacatatattttcttaaaagtattttatattttttttttcactcaGGTGGCCGCCCACCCTAGGCTGTGGGTCCGCCCCGGACTATAGGGTAGAAAAGTGCCAAAAGACATTCCCTTGGCATTGGTGCAGATGGATTGAGTCACTTTGTTTTAGAGCTAcaatcaaactttgttgctacATTTTGTTGTTGCAGATGTTCCTTTGATGTTTCGATATGTTATGTCAGTTACCATAGGTCGGTTTGGCGTCGACCGACCTACCATGTGTTTACATGGTAAGTCATTGCATGGGAGGTCAGTTCCAAACCGACTTATGAACGTTTATAGATCGATTTTTAGCCGACTTCTCAtgcaatttttgtagtagtgccccTTGCCTTCGACCGTCCACTTCAAGCTCATGGCATCTATTGTAACGGGTGGAGGCGAAGATTTCAAAATATTTGCAATtgaaatgttttcttttcatttttatggtGTACATGCTTTTGGCAACACCTATAGATTCAAAAACAGTATCTGTCATTTTTTTGGAGTTTCATCGTACTGAACTTCAACAAAGGATGGCATCCTCTCTCGAGCAAAGTTGAACAAGTCTTCCGGACGATGAGACTCCGACTCCAACTCCAACTCTGAAACCCCTTATTCAAAACATTTTTCCCCCATCGCTCGATAGTGGTTGTCATAGTGGTCTAAAAGCTTAATAAATTTTGAGATGGAACTTGATATGGTTTCTTCCATGGAGCTCCGAGGTGGCTGCCATCCAAAATCAGTATGTTGTATGAGTTTGACTTTGTTGCTACAGAAGACAATATTTGAAGCTAGCACTCTCTTCGTTCTTTTTTTAACAAATTTAatgctttaatttttttaatatttattatgtgTAGTCAGTGAGTTTTGTTGACAAGTTAAAGTTTTAGTAAATATATTATAACATTTATTTTATGCACGTGTCAACATGCATGAAGTAAGTCTAAAGTGTTGAGATTGTAATGTTAGATAAACTTtagatttatatataaataaaaatatagctTACTCATATGAATAAAGAACAAagaattattttatgttattaaactGTGGGATATGATTAATTCCTCATATTAACCaataattacacatttatatATTTTCTAAAGTTTTGACGGTAACAAAATAGATAAATGGACTATTTGGATCTCAATAAATTatagatatttatatttatgtggtacttttaatatatatatatttaaattttttgttgttgtgtcagttaaattttagtttattttgaatATGTATTTAGTTTTTTCACAATTATATTTTGGATTGATGTGTAATTAATTTCTAATTGAATACatgttattttgtttattttcagtatatgttggttatatttttagtttattctgggcatgccatgagtatattttctttaaaaaatttgTTTTTTTGGGCAATTTTTTCTAAGTTGGTTTTGGTTATATGTTTAGTTTATTTGAGgtatatgtttagttgttttgagGTATATGTTGATTTTGGTTAATTTGTTATGGGTTAATGCAGTAAATTGATGTCTAATTGATTTTTGTTGCCTTTTTTCGTTGTtgctttattgttattttttagtttattttgaattaatgcaATAAATTGATGTCTAATTGATTTGTAATTGCTTTTTCAACACTGTATTGCTATGAGGTTGCTGTCTAGTTGATTTTAAGTTGCtttttttaataatgtttattATGGGGTTAATGTCTAGTTGaaaccgtatttttgtaattttaatactttaaaattgtatttttgaaaacttaattagtaaaattgaaaaaaaattaggggtcgtaaaaatacataaaaaaaaaatatttatgagaAAACCTTAGATAATAAGTGTGGATAGTGAAAGTTTTaagcaatttttttttgttggatCAAAATATAAGCATCAACGTTTATCTCTTCATATTTCTTTACGAGATATTTGTGATGAAAGTATTTAAGTTGTATTGGAAGTTATATTTAAATACTCAAATTTAATTTTTTGATGATGAAAGTATTTAAGATTAATTTTTAGATATACTATAGGTACCTACCATTAACTTTGCCATTAGATTAGATGGTGACATGTCAGATTAGTTTAAGAGATATTTACGATACAGCTTAGGTACTTTTACTATAAATATCAATTTAAATCAATCCACCGCATTACCATTTAATGACAAAGTTAACAATAAGTACCCACGGTGCAACTAAAAGTTAATCTTGGGTATTTTTATCATCGAAAAATAAACTTAGGTACTGTAATTTTTAGTACAACTTAAGTACTTTTgctgtaaatatattttatttttatttttagatgttcatttattcatttaaataatttattaaataatgtaGAAAAATTGTATGGTGCACCCTATTTGTGTTTTCAATACCTAGATGATTTTcgccacaattttttttttatataatgtgtatattgtagttatttaaaacatcttgtaagttttgaaaaattctgaataatttaaagTATTGAAAATAGAGTTCAAACTAGTTACTTTTTAtgtgtataaaaaaaaatataatcacgTGTGCAATGaattatttaaatcttatgtTTTGAAACTATAAATTTATTAGAATTTCTTAAAATTTGTATAATGATATGAATAATTAGAATGTATCGGCACCCAATAATATATATGATGaactatttattatatttttttattttaatcaaccaaaaataaaaaataaacttacaGGTGGCACGTGCCACCATGGCATGGCAAGTGTCTTtactagtttttattttttatgataaAGTGTCtttactaattaaaaataaaaaactgaatAAAAGTAAAGTGAAACAACCCTAGTCAACTACTCGGTCTCTCTCTCCAGCAGCAGTGTCAAGCTTCTTCTCCGGTTCTCCCTGACGCCGGCAGCACGCCATATTCGCCGGTGCTTTGTGGTTTCATCATTACCAGGTACATACACATTTTGTAATAGCTTTAAAGTTGTTAAGAAGCTTCTGTAATCTTCTCTGTATAAATGCAAAACAATAGAATTCATCTCGGTGTGTATGATTTTTCTTTTCCGAGAGCAAGCTTATCACGGTGATTTTGGAAATTGaaagtttcaattttttttgataaGTGACATTTTTCAAAACCCGCAGCCCATATATTTTTCCCTGAGAAATTTAAATAACAAATGGAATCATTTTCTTTGAATGTGCGTTTTAATTAAGAACCGTGTTTTACTGAATGTGAACAACGTTTGAATGAGTGTTGTACTGCTTGCTCTGTTTGGAATCAATATCGGGTTAACCCCACTAACCCCCCAAATCGTTGGACTGGCCCAgacatatttttttcttaattgggcagTTTAAGGATTACTGGATTGGACATTTAAAAATTCATATCGACCTCTCCTCTTTTGAACATGTAAGATTCTAAGATTTGGAAGCTATCTTCAAGTTTCATGGGTTGTGAGGAGATGTGCTAGTATTTTTTGATTGTTGATAAGTATGTATATAAATAATGGCTTTTTTCTTATTGCTCGGTTATGTACTATTTTACTTGTTTatttgtatatgtgtatgtatggcAAGTATGTTACGAGGGTTGCAGGTTGCTACATTGTTGGGTATATGCTTTTTCTTGGCTGTATTTTACTTTGTTACTTTTTATGGGGTTTGATATACTTGAACTTGTTCAAATTTTTTTTGGTTTTAGGGATAATTTGTACTGTGAATACTAATTATCGTTTTGTTCAGATTAGAGTTGCCAACCCCGACGCTGAGAAACAACATACTTCACTGTAATGGCAGCTACCCTGCAATTCCATGGGAAGACCTTCAGACCCCTTGCACTACCTAGCTCTGCATCCAGGTACTCTCCTAAGCCGACTAGGATCATGTGCTCCGCAGTCTCCCAATCCAAGCGCTACACCATCACTCTGCTCCCCGGAGATGGTATCGGCCCTGAAATTATCTCCGTTGCTAAAAAAGTTCTTAACCTCACTGCCGCTCTCGAAggtccactttttttttttttttttttatactttcaAATTTCATTGGGTTTAGTTTCTCTACTGTTTGGTTCCCTAGAAAATGGAGGAAAGTTAGtgaaaaaaaattgtatattgGGATCATGTGCCCACATTTACATTTGCATTTGCTTGAAAGAATCGAAAGTCTTAGTCTTTTTTCTTCGTTGATAATTTTGGGACATTTGGAACATAATGTatatttctaaatattttttCTCTTTCCTATTTAGGGATTGATCTGAGTTTCCAAGAAATGCCTATGGGTGGAGTTGCCTTGGATTTGACCGGTGTTCCATTACCAGAAGAAACTCTTTCAATGGCAAAACAATCCGATGCAGTTCTTCTTGGAGCAATTGGAGGGTAATTTCTTTTATCTTTTAGGTGTGCCTTTTGAGTTGAAATGGTATGGTTTGTTAATTaatatggtatttttttttaaaaaaaggtaCAAATGGGATGCAAATGAAAAACATTTGAAACCAGAGACTGGATTACTTCAGCTTAGGGCAGGCCTTAATGTTTTTGCAAATTTGAGGCCAGCAACTGTTTTACCTCAGGTGAaatcctttttctttcttcactGTAAAACATGTATAGTACATTTATAGTACCTTTCTCCTTGAAGAAAACATGTAATAGTGCTTTTCTTATATACCGTTTTGGTATTATTTTTTCCTTATGACATTGAAGAAAGCTTAGCAGCTTAAGTTATTTACTTTTTCAGTTGGTGGATGCTTCAACTTTGAAAAAAGAGGTGGCTGAAGGTGTTGACATAATGGTTGTAAGGGAGCTTACTGGAGGTTAGCATGCAATTTGCATGTTTGGACTGCATTCATAGCTTGATTTTTGTtctgtttgtaattttttttttatggatggattatttatttcattatagTTTTCTGCTAAACTATATAGGTATATATTTTGGAAAGCCAAGGGGTTTTggcaaagatgaaaatggtgagGAGACTGGATTTAATACTGAGGTGTATGCAGGCTATGAGGTAATTTTGCAGTTTTCTTTTCTTATTGCTTCCCGCGTGCATGTGTGGCTTTTAAGTTGTATTGAGTTATGAACCTTTATTTTTGTGTACATAATTTTTCCATGTCTTCCCGCGTGCATGTGTGGCTTTTAAGTTGTATTGAGTCGGGCATGGTTATATTTTAATGCGACATAATATGGTTGCTAGATTGATCGCATTGCTCGTGTTGCATTTGAGACTGCTCGGAAGAGGCAGGGGAAGCTTTGCTCTGTTGATAAAGCAAATGTGTTGGAGGTACTCTTAGATTAACAGAacattttttcttcatttattaCACAAAATTAGTATAATTGTGTTCTTTTAGAAAGATTTAAACTTGGTTTTTCATAAATTTGACTTTGAATCGAAACTGCCATTGTTGTACTTAgccattgattttttttttttgtatgtttaATGATTTCTCTAGGCTTCAATGCTTTGGAGAAAAAGAGTCACAGCAATTTCCTCAGAGTATCCTGATGTTGAACTCTCACACATGTATGTTGATAATGCTGCAATGCAGCTAGTTCGCTATCCAAAACAGGTTTTTCTTTGTCTTACATAAACTCGCTGGGGTTATGCTTCTCTTCATTATTTTTTGGGCTTATAAAAGTTTAATGTGATGTTTTGCTATGGAATAATTGCAGTTTGATACAATGGTAACAAACAACATATTTGGTGATATCCTATCTGATGAGGCTTCAATGATTACTGGAAGTATTGGGATGCTTCCATCAGCTAGTCTTGGGGAATCGGTAAGGgatcattgttatttttatttttttaaggtttTGATCCAGGAGGaaattttgactttttttttCGTATGACTTTATCAAAATTCTTCATGATTACAGGGACCTGGTGTTTTTGAACCTATACACGGTTCTGCTCCTGATATTGCTGGACAGGTTAGTTTAGCCTGCTCTGTGCAGAACATTTCCATCTCTTGAAGTTACATGTCTTTTGATCTATAACACCATGGTTTTGTTTCCAGGATAAGGCGAACCCATTAGCAACAGTGCTCAGCGCTGCAATGCTTTTGAGGTATGGTCTAGGAGAAGAAAATGCCGCAAAGAGAATTGAGGCCGCTGTTCTAGACGCACTAGACAGGGGTTTCCGAACCGGTGATATTTATTCATCTGGAACTGTGAGTacctttttatatttaacgttaaGTTTGAGATTTGATTGTCTTAGTTTCTACTTTAGCCTTAACCTAACCTAACCTAACAGTTTTTAATTTTCAGtaatgtgtcccttttttcagATTTGAACACTCGTTAACTGTTATTATTTGTCTATTCAGAAACTGGTAGGATGCAAAGAAATGGGTGAAGAGGTATTAAAATCAGTAGAATCACAAGTTCCAGCTGTTGTATGAACTAGTGTGAATCTAGTTTTGCACCAATATAGTTGAGAGTCATGAACGAGAAAGTCTTGGTTTGGTGATCAGCCAAAGGACACTCGAATTTCATTCAGCATGATTTTTGTTGGAGAACAAGTCATTAGAGAGTCCTGTTCATGCTATGGCATGCCTGATTATCTTCTCTTCTATCTATCCTTGTTTCTTCGGAATAGTTTGTTGAGAAAGTTGGAAATTTGACTATGTAAAATATTATAAAGTTTAGATTTTGTTGAATTTGCATATGATGACCATAACAAACATGTCTTATGTTCACAAATATCTTCTACATTGACACTATTTTAACATAACCGATCCAAGACACCAAGATTTAGAAAAACCTTGCTATAACATaagaatttttataaaattaatgaaAATGTTTTTAACATTTATGGTTAATCTTTTTCGTTTCTCAttcctttatatatattttcaaatccTAAATGGCCTGACAATGTCATATATATGCATCCATGgaaatgtaaagaaaaaaaaattgtctgtTTTGAATAATAATCAACGATGATCCGTCAATAAGGAATGACTGCTTTTATTTGGCTTAATTACATATATAGAAATTtatacatgatatatatatatatatgtatataagtagGACAAACATGCATGTTTTCTTAAAGAAAAAAAGAATGGGTGATATACAGCAAATAATTAATGAAGAAATGAAATCAATTATACAAAAGGAAATATATATTATCAGGTCAGGTCAGGTCAGGTCAGGTTGATAAGCAACTATGAGGTAGAACCGTGCCGAAAGACATTCCAATTGCATTGGCACAGAGGGATTGAGCTGGTTTGTTCTGCAAAGTCAAGTTGACATCTTCCAATCTGATCCCACTGCATGGATTCCCTGTGCTACAATCGAACTTCATTGCTACTGTCGTTGCTGATGTTCCTTTGATGTTTTGATAAGTTATGTTGTCGATCTTTATACCAGACacctattaattatatatatatatatatatattataacatacAACAGCTGATTACTATAAAGTTCTAATACATAGCATAATCGTACCATCTATAGTAGTCTTAGTAATATTTACCTGAGTTGGGCAATTGACTTTGCCTGGGCAGTAGTTTTGGTCAATTATGATTGGATTTTGGACGTTTCTCATGATGATGTTCGAGAAGTGAACACCCTGGACGAAGCCCTTGCTCGGCTTGGCCCACGATTTGATCCTAATTCCATTCTGAGTGCCTGTGAAAACAGCTTGATTCACAGTCACATGTTGGACTCCCTCCTCATCCATGTCCTTGGCCAGGCTCCCGATGCTGATGCCGTGACCAGGACCACACGCCATGCGTTCGATCCAGAGATTCTGAGTGCCAGGGCCGATGGAAACGCAATCATCCCCAGTTCCTACAGAGGAGTTGGAGATGACAACATCTTTGGAGAGCTGAACGTGGATGCCGTCGGTGTTGGGACTGTCGCCGTGGGCAATGATTCTGACTCCTCTCATCTCCACATTCTCACAATGGTTTATCACAATGTGGAACATTTGGCTGTTCATCGACATCAGTCCGGTGATTTTGATATCCTTGGAGTATGTAATGCTTAGTGTCTGCATGCAAATAGTATATATGTGAGTACGTAGTGATTAAACAACTTATTATAACTTTCTCTCTACTTATAGTTTCTAAGAAATAATTACGTACCGTGGCTCCACTGGGACATGAGTTGGCTGGATTGGCCTTACAAGCCCACAAGGCAGGGCCTCTGGCATCAAGCGCACCACCGACAATAGAAACGTCGCTGACACTTTGGAAGTTAAGCCAATTCTCAGCTCCGCCCAACACTCGGTAGTCCGGTGGGGCGACGAGGGTGCCGTCTATTCGGAAGGTGATATGGGGGCATTTGCAGGGACCCTTGAAGGCCAGTGGGCGAAGCAGATACCTGCCTTTGGGGACGTATATGAGGGCAGCGTATGTAGAGGCACATGCAGCGTCCCATGCACGAAGGAATGCCTCGGTGGAGTCTGTAAGGCCATTGGGTTTCGCCCCAAACCCCGTCAATACATTGTAAGATGTAGTTGTCGTTGCAGCAGCTGACGATATCAACATGATCAGTGGGCAAAGACAAAGAATGAAGCTCATCATGAAAGAAATGTTACTGGAAGCCATGTATATAATA
It includes:
- the LOC133821691 gene encoding polygalacturonase-like; translated protein: MSFILCLCPLIMLISSAAATTTTSYNVLTGFGAKPNGLTDSTEAFLRAWDAACASTYAALIYVPKGRYLLRPLAFKGPCKCPHITFRIDGTLVAPPDYRVLGGAENWLNFQSVSDVSIVGGALDARGPALWACKANPANSCPSGATTLSITYSKDIKITGLMSMNSQMFHIVINHCENVEMRGVRIIAHGDSPNTDGIHVQLSKDVVISNSSVGTGDDCVSIGPGTQNLWIERMACGPGHGISIGSLAKDMDEEGVQHVTVNQAVFTGTQNGIRIKSWAKPSKGFVQGVHFSNIIMRNVQNPIIIDQNYCPGKVNCPTQVSGIKIDNITYQNIKGTSATTVAMKFDCSTGNPCSGIRLEDVNLTLQNKPAQSLCANAIGMSFGTVLPHSCLST
- the LOC133824630 gene encoding 3-isopropylmalate dehydrogenase 2, chloroplastic-like codes for the protein MAATLQFHGKTFRPLALPSSASRYSPKPTRIMCSAVSQSKRYTITLLPGDGIGPEIISVAKKVLNLTAALEGIDLSFQEMPMGGVALDLTGVPLPEETLSMAKQSDAVLLGAIGGYKWDANEKHLKPETGLLQLRAGLNVFANLRPATVLPQLVDASTLKKEVAEGVDIMVVRELTGGIYFGKPRGFGKDENGEETGFNTEVYAGYEIDRIARVAFETARKRQGKLCSVDKANVLEASMLWRKRVTAISSEYPDVELSHMYVDNAAMQLVRYPKQFDTMVTNNIFGDILSDEASMITGSIGMLPSASLGESGPGVFEPIHGSAPDIAGQDKANPLATVLSAAMLLRYGLGEENAAKRIEAAVLDALDRGFRTGDIYSSGTKLVGCKEMGEEVLKSVESQVPAVV